GCAATTAGCATCCGATCTTCCTGCAGGAGTAACGCTGACGGCTGATGGCAAAATGTTGCCGTGGGATGCTGCCTACGCAACCAACTATTATAAAAAGAAGCATTTTAATATCGACGAAACTGAGATCGCAAACTACTTCCCGATGGAAAAAACCATTAAAGGATTGCTTGATATTTACGAACAATTTTTTGGGCTGCGATTTAATGAAGCATCAATTCCACACGTATGGCATGAGGGTGTAAGACTGCTCGAGGTGTACGATGCCGCATCAGACAAACTTTTGGGTTATTTCCTGTTGGATTTGTACCCACGTGATAATAAATATTCCCATGCATGTCATGTGAGCATTGTTCCTTCAATCTATGGTGCGAATAACGAATTACTTCCCGCGTTATCATTAGTCATTGCAAACTTTCCGCAATCAACGGCAACAAAACCATCGCTATTGAAACGCAAAGACGTTACTACGTTCTTTCATGAATTTGGCCATGCATTGCATGCGCTGCTTGGCAGAACACAGATTGCCTCACTTTCTGGTACCAGCGTGAAGCGTGATTTTGTAGAGATGCCATCGCAAATGTTAGAAGAGTGGTTGTGGGATTCAGCGATTTTAAAGCAAGTAAGCGGACACTATCAAACAGGTGCCCCTCTGCCTGATGATCTCATTGAGCGTATTCTTGCTTTGAAGAACTTTAACCCTGCGCGTTTTGTGCAAACCCAGTTATTTTATGCATCACTCTCTCTTGATTAT
The sequence above is drawn from the Candidatus Dependentiae bacterium genome and encodes:
- a CDS encoding M3 family metallopeptidase — its product is QLASDLPAGVTLTADGKMLPWDAAYATNYYKKKHFNIDETEIANYFPMEKTIKGLLDIYEQFFGLRFNEASIPHVWHEGVRLLEVYDAASDKLLGYFLLDLYPRDNKYSHACHVSIVPSIYGANNELLPALSLVIANFPQSTATKPSLLKRKDVTTFFHEFGHALHALLGRTQIASLSGTSVKRDFVEMPSQMLEEWLWDSAILKQVSGHYQTGAPLPDDLIERILALKNFNPARFVQTQLFYASLSLDYFKEGAQKDTFQIYKDLSTKILKHSAFSDEKHMYAAFGHLTGYGAKYYGYLWSKVFALDLFAEIKKHGLLNPEIGKKYVHDVIGRGGSDEPMVLLEAFLGREPNQEAFLKDLGLDEVQELSVTKTSVI